The DNA sequence CGCGGTAGCGGCCATAGCCAAAAGTCGACTGTAAATTGAACAGGGACAAATTAAGCGTCCGCGGGCTGATCTCCAGCTCCGGTTGTTTCTCCAGGAACTGATAATGCATCGTCCCCGGATAATCGGCCTGCCGGAGGTCGGCCAGCCAGTTCTGGCTGTAGCGCCAGGAGAAATCGCGCTCGGAACCGGAGAGGTCAATCTGCGGCTCAACTTTTTCTTCGCCGGAGTCGCCGGCGCCAGTAGAGCTGTGGTAGTAGTTGGCCGTGGTATTGAAAACGACATGGTCGCCGAGCAAGGCGGTCCGGTAATTAAAACGCTGGCTCTTGCGCAGCCATTTCGGGTCGGCTTTGCCAAACTCATAATTGTAAACATAGTTCATCGACTCCTTACCGGCCGCCTGGTTGAACTGGAAATTGTAGCGCTCCGCCCCCCCGGCCCGGTCATCCAGCAGGTCAAACTTCAACCCGGCGCTCGTTTTGGCCGCATAGCTCAAGTCCAGACCGAACGTCGTCTGGTCGATCCGGCCGCTTGGTATCCGGTAGGTGCTGACATAGCTGTGGTCTATTTTGAGATTGGTGTTGGGCCCGAGTTGTTTGGAGTGTTTGATCCGCTCGACCCAGCTCCCCATCCCGGTATCCTTCTCGGCCACGTTGTAGAGGTAAAGCGAACCAAGGCCGAGCGCGCCGAGCGTGTACTGGCTGTCTGTCCCCAGCCCCCACCCCTTTTTATCCATGTAGTCGACCAGCAGGATCCCCAGCGGATAGACCCAGGAGGTTTTGAGATAGTCACCTTCCACCTCGTTATGGCCAAAGAGCCAGTTCTTGCGCCCCTCGTCTTTCAGACTGTAATAAATATACGGCCACCAGAAAAGCGGCAGGTCACCGATAAAAAGGACAACGTTGCGCGCCTCGACCCGGTCCTCGGGATAATAATCGATCGTCTGCGCCGTCAGGAAATAGTGGGCCGTCGGATCACTGCAGGTCGATAGGCCGCCCGGGCCGCCCCCCATCCTTTTCCCGTCATCGCTCCAACTCCGCGCGGTGATCGAGAGGGGGCCGGTCATCTTCTGCGGCTGGACCTTGACCCGGAAATCGCCGAACTGGGCGGCTTGCGTGTCCGCGTTATAGACCAGCCGTCCCGCCTCGGCCTGGTAATCCCGGCCGGACAGCCGGACGTGGCCTTCGGCGGTCGCCACGTTACTGGCCGAATCCATCAGCAAACGGTCGGCCTGGATCGTCACTGTGGTGAACTTCACTTCGACCGAACCGGTCGCTTCGACCTGTCCCGAATCCTCAAAGAACTTCAGCTTGTCCGCTTTGATATTGACCGGGGTGTCGGCAGTTTGGGCCAAAGATGGCAACAGTAGCAAGGCGAACAGACAGGTGGTGGTAAAAAAGAAACGGATCAAGGGACCTTGTACAATAGCCGGCTGCGGACCAGGTCGGCCAGCGGATCAAAAAGGCCGGCCTGGCGGTAGAGCTCTATCGCCCGCTGCGGCTCTCCTTGGCGATAATACAGGTCGCCCAGGTTGATCTTAACGGCCGCCGGTCCGGCGTCGAGCGCCTGGCTTTTTTCCAGCGCCGCCTGGGCCGGCTCCAGCCGATCGAGGAGCAAATAGACGACCCCGAGGTTATTGTAAAAGATGGCCGAGGCGGGATTGATCTGCACCGCTTCCGCCAGACGGAGCCGGGCTTCTTCCCAGCGCCCCGCCCTGGCCAGGGTCACGCCCAGGTTATTGCGGGCGGAAGAAAAATTACGGTCGAGCTGCCCCGCCAGGTTGAACTCTTCTTCAGCCGCCGGGAACATCCCTTTCAGGAAAAAGCTGAAACCTTCTCCGTTATGTTCCTGCCCGAAGGAGACATTGACCTCTTCTTTCCCGCCGGTCCGGCCGTTGGCCCTGGTCTCCCGCCCCCACAACGCCACCACTTCCGGCCGGCCGTATTCAGCGATCGCCATGATCAGTTGGCGGTTGCGCATGGCGGCCAGGGAGGTCGCTTTAAGAGATTTGATCCGCTGTTTTAAATTACCAAAATCGATATCTTCCTGGACGATCTCTTCGTAGAGTTTGATCGCCCGCTTCAGGTCCCCTTGCGCCTCGGCCGCCGTGCCAAGATTGAAACGGACGGTCCGGGCCAGTTCGGGCGCGGCCAGCGCCAGGGAATGCTCATACTGAGCGGCGGCCATATCGTAGCGCCCGTCGCTCCGGTAGATGTCACCCATTAAATTATAAGCGGCCGCCGCCCGGGTCGTGTCTTTCTGCGCCGTCTGCAGTTCGCGGATCGCCCCATCCTTGTCCCTTTGCCGGAGATAAAGTTTGGCCAGATCAAAATGGAGAGAAAGTTTCCACTGGTCCTCCTGGAGCTTGGCTCGGAGCGCGGCGATCTCGGCCGCGATCTCGCTCTCCTTGATCTGGCGGTACTGTTCGTGGACCGCAGGGTTAAAAGGATCGAGGACGAGCGCTGTATGGAGCGCCTGCTCGGCCTTCTTCATTATTTCCATCTTACGGCACGCTTCGCCCAGCAGTAAATATCCGGCGGTCAGGTTGGAGTCGATTGAGATCGCCCCTTCCGCTTCCACCGCCGCCCGCTGGTAGTCTCCCTTGGCCAGGTAAGCTTTACCGAGGACGATGTGGGCGGCGATCAGTTGCGGCTGCAGGCGGAGGATCTCGCGGCATTTCCGGATGACCGTTTCCGCCACACTCGGGTCGGCCGAGATCATCAAGCCGTATTCGGCCAGCGCCTCCGGGACCTGGTTCTGGGCCAAGAGCACTTCGCCGAGGCAGGCCCGGGCCAGGACTTGGTCAGGCCGCTCCAAGAGGATCGCCCGGTAGCCGGCCATCACTTCAGGAGCGAAATCAGGTTTAACCTTTAATAGCTGCTGGTAATTATCCACCGCTTCGCTGTAGTTACCCTGGCGGCGCAAGACTTCGCCGAGCGCCAGGGTCGCTCCGGGATGGTTCGGGTAATTGCGCAGGATGCCGCGCAGTTTTTGGCCGGCATCGCCCAGTTTGCCGGGCTCCAGGGCGACGACTTCGCGCAGTTTAACGATCGCCGCTTCCGGATTGAGGGTCTTCATGTAGATATCGGCCAGGAGCTCGCGGATCTCGATGTTCCCTTCGACCCGGCGGAGCAGCTCTTCCAGCCGGCCGATCACTTCGCGTACCACTTCAGGGTCGTCGGAGAACATGGCCGCGTACTTGAGCGCGGCCGGGACATAGGCCTCGACCCGGGTGTAGAGCTCGCCCAGGATCCGGAGGGTACTCTTGTCGTTTGGTTTCTGGTCGAGAATGTCCTCGTAAAAACGGATCGCGTCGTTAAAGCGGCCGGTCTCAAGATAGGCCGTGGCCAGCGTTTCGGTCAGGCGAACGTCGCGCACCCCGGCCGCGATCGATCTCTCCAGCAGAGCGATCGCTTCGTGGATCTGCCCGCCCTTGATATAGATCCGGCCGAGCAGGTTATAGACCTCCACGTTAAGCGGGAATTCGTCGAGCAATTCCTCCAGCTCGAGGGTCGCCTGGTCGGTCTGGCCGAGTAATAAAAGCAGCCCGACCAGAGATAACCGGGCGCCGATCTTTTCCGGCTCGCTGGCGATCAACTGTTCATAATCGAGCAAAGTCTCGGACAGCAGGCGGAGGTTGCCGTTAACCGCCTGGGCATAACAGCTCTGGGCCTGGCGGTAATTACCCTCTTTCAGGTAATACTGGGCGGCGCCGCGCAGGGCCCACGGGTCGGTGGGGTCTTCGTTCAGTTTTTTTCTGACCTCGGCCAGATCGATCATCTTACTTAAACTTCCCTTCGTAATAGAGCAAAGCCGAACCGATCAACAGAAATGTGACCTGCGGCGTGAACGCGGCCACCGCCGGCATGAGCAGGCCGCCCCGCCCCAGCGACCGGAAGACCGAGGCAAAAACATAGAAAGTGAACATAAAAACTATCGTCACGATCACTCCCCAAGTTTGCCCCTGCCGCGGCGACGTGAGCGAGAACGGGATGCCAACCAAGGCAAAGACCAGGCAGGTCAGCGGGATCGAGTAGCGGAGGTAGAGCTCGGTCACCAGCTCCTTGGTGTTGGCCCCGCCCTGTCCCAGCTTCTTGATCAGGTCGCCCAGTTCCTTCCGGTCCATGTCAGTATAATTCTTCTGCTGTGAGAAATTCAAGACGTCGTCGGTCACGTTGAGCTTGAGGTCGGTAAAGGCGGCCTCGTAGCTAAGGTAACCCTTGGCATCGTAGCGGTGGATCACGCCGTTCTTCAACTCCCAGAGCCGGCCGGAAAAAGCGGCCGTGTCGGCCAGGATGACCCGGGGGAATTTCTCATCGGTCAGTTCGTAGACCATGACCTGCTCCATCGTCTTCGTTTTTAAATTTATCCGCTTGGCGTAATAATAGCGGTTGTGCGCGTCCTTGAAGAAAACGTTGTCCTTGACCTCGGGGAGCGGCTGTTTGTAGATGATCTGGCGGATCAAATTGTTCGAGACATGGTTGGCGTAGGGAACGACCTGCTCGTTGGTCACGAAGGCGAGGAC is a window from the Candidatus Margulisiibacteriota bacterium genome containing:
- a CDS encoding LptA/OstA family protein, which encodes MIRFFFTTTCLFALLLLPSLAQTADTPVNIKADKLKFFEDSGQVEATGSVEVKFTTVTIQADRLLMDSASNVATAEGHVRLSGRDYQAEAGRLVYNADTQAAQFGDFRVKVQPQKMTGPLSITARSWSDDGKRMGGGPGGLSTCSDPTAHYFLTAQTIDYYPEDRVEARNVVLFIGDLPLFWWPYIYYSLKDEGRKNWLFGHNEVEGDYLKTSWVYPLGILLVDYMDKKGWGLGTDSQYTLGALGLGSLYLYNVAEKDTGMGSWVERIKHSKQLGPNTNLKIDHSYVSTYRIPSGRIDQTTFGLDLSYAAKTSAGLKFDLLDDRAGGAERYNFQFNQAAGKESMNYVYNYEFGKADPKWLRKSQRFNYRTALLGDHVVFNTTANYYHSSTGAGDSGEEKVEPQIDLSGSERDFSWRYSQNWLADLRQADYPGTMHYQFLEKQPELEISPRTLNLSLFNLQSTFGYGRYREVKYVAELGGNRDFTTSRYRSTLNAAKALPLGASTTLNLSAGIDQFLYGPGDQLYALREGASLNSNWRSCLRNDLTFRQGYTDGNTPFFFDQLGSRYHDLQEKLTFYHLSDFSWSLEGGHNWQTSKWFDVMTRLMAQPAGWLRWTLDTGWDIENTRYKDLVTALNLTPASYFGLSLSLAQDLNGTGLRSASALYDWYLLEKGPNEFHFRVGQVFDPATRELKVRDIMLVKQLHCWEMKYAYSDYRKEFSFTFSLKALPGDPVGFAGGRGFYFDSFEKELRGLKPEGEIRRY
- a CDS encoding tetratricopeptide repeat protein, with product MIDLAEVRKKLNEDPTDPWALRGAAQYYLKEGNYRQAQSCYAQAVNGNLRLLSETLLDYEQLIASEPEKIGARLSLVGLLLLLGQTDQATLELEELLDEFPLNVEVYNLLGRIYIKGGQIHEAIALLERSIAAGVRDVRLTETLATAYLETGRFNDAIRFYEDILDQKPNDKSTLRILGELYTRVEAYVPAALKYAAMFSDDPEVVREVIGRLEELLRRVEGNIEIRELLADIYMKTLNPEAAIVKLREVVALEPGKLGDAGQKLRGILRNYPNHPGATLALGEVLRRQGNYSEAVDNYQQLLKVKPDFAPEVMAGYRAILLERPDQVLARACLGEVLLAQNQVPEALAEYGLMISADPSVAETVIRKCREILRLQPQLIAAHIVLGKAYLAKGDYQRAAVEAEGAISIDSNLTAGYLLLGEACRKMEIMKKAEQALHTALVLDPFNPAVHEQYRQIKESEIAAEIAALRAKLQEDQWKLSLHFDLAKLYLRQRDKDGAIRELQTAQKDTTRAAAAYNLMGDIYRSDGRYDMAAAQYEHSLALAAPELARTVRFNLGTAAEAQGDLKRAIKLYEEIVQEDIDFGNLKQRIKSLKATSLAAMRNRQLIMAIAEYGRPEVVALWGRETRANGRTGGKEEVNVSFGQEHNGEGFSFFLKGMFPAAEEEFNLAGQLDRNFSSARNNLGVTLARAGRWEEARLRLAEAVQINPASAIFYNNLGVVYLLLDRLEPAQAALEKSQALDAGPAAVKINLGDLYYRQGEPQRAIELYRQAGLFDPLADLVRSRLLYKVP
- a CDS encoding LptF/LptG family permease codes for the protein MKTLDRYIVREMLGPFLLGVVGFIMVLAVDLLFTMADLIINKGVPLWAVLKLMLYKLPSLLVLTFPVSTLFGTVMALGRLCKDNEMIALRTSGVTIFRIARPILVVGLLVSVLAFVTNEQVVPYANHVSNNLIRQIIYKQPLPEVKDNVFFKDAHNRYYYAKRINLKTKTMEQVMVYELTDEKFPRVILADTAAFSGRLWELKNGVIHRYDAKGYLSYEAAFTDLKLNVTDDVLNFSQQKNYTDMDRKELGDLIKKLGQGGANTKELVTELYLRYSIPLTCLVFALVGIPFSLTSPRQGQTWGVIVTIVFMFTFYVFASVFRSLGRGGLLMPAVAAFTPQVTFLLIGSALLYYEGKFK